The Elusimicrobiota bacterium genome has a segment encoding these proteins:
- a CDS encoding branched-chain amino acid ABC transporter permease codes for MRRLPPFLLAAAVLALPWAVRGTHLEHLVRAGGIVGLLMLLGLGLNFTLGYVGLFDLGFIAFYGVGAYGAALAAARGWPAPAAALFAVLLCVGLRALLGLTILRLRGDYLAVVTLGFGEMARLTINNLDRLTNGPKGLQVPALRLGPWLLAANWQFYYLIMACVLLVAAASLRLENSRLGRAWVAIREDEAAAELSGVAVGSLKLLAFILSAVPAGLAGALFAYWEGFVTPESFVFWESILVVAVVVLGGMGSVPGVLLGAAILSGAPLVLQACLSPEWINLRYLFFGATLVACVIFRPQGLWPSRRRQAELLE; via the coding sequence ATGAGGAGACTCCCGCCTTTTCTTCTCGCCGCCGCGGTCCTGGCCCTTCCCTGGGCCGTGCGCGGGACGCACTTGGAGCATCTGGTGCGGGCGGGCGGCATCGTGGGCCTGCTCATGCTTCTGGGGCTCGGGCTCAACTTCACCTTGGGCTACGTCGGCCTCTTCGACCTCGGCTTCATCGCCTTTTACGGCGTCGGCGCCTACGGCGCGGCCTTGGCCGCGGCCAGGGGCTGGCCGGCCCCCGCGGCGGCTTTGTTCGCGGTCCTCTTGTGCGTGGGGTTGAGAGCCCTCCTCGGTCTCACTATCCTTCGCCTGCGGGGGGACTACCTGGCCGTGGTCACCCTCGGCTTCGGGGAAATGGCGCGACTCACCATCAACAACCTTGACCGATTGACCAATGGCCCCAAGGGTCTGCAGGTCCCGGCCCTGCGCCTGGGTCCCTGGCTCCTCGCCGCCAATTGGCAGTTCTATTACCTCATCATGGCCTGCGTCCTCCTGGTCGCGGCCGCTTCCCTGAGATTGGAGAACTCCCGCTTGGGACGGGCCTGGGTCGCCATCCGCGAGGATGAGGCCGCGGCCGAGCTCTCTGGCGTGGCCGTGGGCTCGCTCAAACTCTTGGCTTTCATCCTGAGCGCGGTACCCGCGGGCCTGGCAGGGGCGCTATTCGCCTATTGGGAGGGCTTCGTGACCCCCGAATCCTTCGTGTTTTGGGAATCCATACTTGTCGTAGCGGTGGTGGTCCTGGGAGGGATGGGCTCGGTTCCCGGAGTTCTCCTCGGCGCCGCCATCTTGAGCGGCGCGCCCCTCGTCCTCCAAGCCTGCCTCTCTCCGGAGTGGATTAATTTGCGCTACCTCTTTTTCGGCGCGACTTTGGTGGCTTGCGTCATCTTCCGCCCCCAGGGCCTATGGCCCTCGCGGCGGCGCCAAGCGGAGCTCTTGGAATGA
- a CDS encoding branched-chain amino acid ABC transporter permease: MLAQQIVNALTLGAIYSLIALGYTLVYGILLMINFAHSEVLMLGAFMALFSAKAAGVRSGSWGLMLWLLASSMAAAGLLNLAIERLAYRPLRQLSRLAPLISAIGVSIVLQNAAFLWISSQSLPFPTLGASRVYRLGPATASSLQIAILAAALCLMASLHFFIQKTRMGKALRACSDDLEAAGLMGIDANKVIALAFFMGGALGAAAGVLYGMNYGSIKYNMGFLPGIKAFTAAVLGGIGNIHGAVLGGFLLGALEVLAAGYLPSGAQWRDVISFGVLILVLLCRPSGILGEKIADKL; this comes from the coding sequence ATGCTCGCCCAGCAAATAGTCAACGCCCTCACCTTGGGGGCCATTTACTCCCTGATCGCTTTGGGCTATACCTTGGTCTACGGCATCCTCCTCATGATCAACTTCGCCCATTCCGAAGTCTTGATGTTGGGCGCCTTCATGGCTCTCTTCTCGGCCAAGGCGGCCGGCGTGCGCTCCGGCAGCTGGGGCCTCATGCTCTGGCTCCTGGCCTCGAGCATGGCCGCGGCTGGGCTTCTCAATCTCGCGATCGAGCGCCTGGCCTACCGCCCCCTGAGGCAGCTCTCTCGTCTAGCGCCATTGATCTCGGCCATAGGCGTCTCGATCGTCCTGCAGAACGCGGCCTTCCTGTGGATCAGTAGCCAATCTTTGCCTTTCCCCACTTTGGGCGCCTCTCGTGTTTACCGCCTCGGACCGGCGACCGCCTCCTCCCTGCAGATCGCCATCCTGGCCGCGGCCCTCTGCCTCATGGCCTCGCTTCATTTCTTCATCCAGAAGACCAGGATGGGCAAGGCCTTGCGCGCCTGCTCCGATGATTTGGAGGCGGCCGGGCTCATGGGGATCGATGCCAACAAAGTCATCGCGCTGGCATTTTTCATGGGCGGGGCCTTGGGCGCGGCCGCGGGCGTCCTCTATGGCATGAATTACGGCTCCATCAAGTACAACATGGGATTTCTTCCCGGCATCAAGGCCTTCACCGCCGCCGTCCTGGGGGGGATCGGCAACATCCACGGCGCGGTCCTGGGCGGTTTTCTCCTGGGAGCGCTGGAAGTCCTGGCCGCCGGCTACCTCCCGAGCGGCGCCCAATGGCGGGACGTCATCAGCTTCGGGGTCCTGATCCTGGTCCTCTTATGCCGCCCTTCTGGAATTCTTGGCGAAAAAATAGCCGACAAGCTATGA
- a CDS encoding branched-chain amino acid ABC transporter substrate-binding protein, with translation MRFARSPFFAVLAALLASAGCASKDKAVRIAVAVPLTGDMGTEGQGLRRAVELAVEEANAAKRFPYKIEALPYDDRADPKEAVNVANLIISDPRIVAVIGHYNSSCAIPAAKVYARAPIPFVTPAATNPDVTRQQLSPDWRGPLVVFRVVPTDDVQGPYAAQFVYRNLGKKRISLLHDKTSYGQGLTEEFKETFVPLGGQILSEDGISVGDKDFKALLTRLKQVNPEAVYFGGLYTEAGLIVKQMRELGMKSLFLSGDGSKTTGFFDVAGDAADGAYLSMVGTPVEALPSAREFVAHYKKRWQGSSEELKPFDHFAYEAAQILFEALERAGPDRERLIDALRRTKHSGLLGTTVFDAKGDTLNKTITMTQARARDRSFPAVN, from the coding sequence ATGAGATTTGCAAGATCGCCGTTTTTCGCGGTTTTGGCGGCACTCCTGGCTTCGGCGGGCTGCGCCTCCAAGGACAAAGCCGTGAGAATCGCCGTGGCCGTGCCCTTGACCGGAGACATGGGGACCGAGGGCCAAGGCCTGCGCCGGGCAGTGGAGCTCGCCGTGGAGGAGGCCAACGCGGCCAAGCGCTTCCCTTATAAAATCGAGGCCCTGCCCTACGACGACCGCGCCGATCCCAAGGAGGCCGTCAACGTCGCCAACCTCATCATCTCCGACCCCAGGATCGTGGCCGTGATCGGCCATTATAACTCAAGCTGCGCCATCCCCGCGGCGAAGGTTTACGCCAGGGCTCCGATCCCTTTCGTAACCCCGGCGGCCACCAATCCCGACGTCACACGGCAGCAATTGAGTCCCGACTGGAGGGGCCCGCTCGTGGTCTTCCGAGTGGTTCCAACCGATGATGTGCAGGGGCCCTATGCGGCTCAGTTCGTCTATCGCAATCTTGGAAAAAAAAGAATCTCCTTGCTGCATGATAAAACATCCTACGGCCAAGGCTTGACTGAAGAATTTAAGGAAACTTTCGTCCCGCTGGGAGGGCAAATCCTGAGCGAGGACGGTATATCGGTGGGCGACAAGGACTTCAAGGCCCTGCTTACCCGGCTCAAGCAAGTCAACCCGGAAGCCGTCTATTTCGGCGGGCTCTACACCGAGGCCGGCCTCATCGTCAAGCAGATGCGCGAGCTCGGGATGAAGTCGCTCTTCCTTTCCGGCGACGGCTCCAAGACCACCGGCTTCTTTGACGTGGCCGGCGACGCCGCGGACGGCGCCTACCTGTCCATGGTCGGGACCCCGGTCGAGGCCCTGCCCAGCGCGAGGGAATTCGTGGCCCATTACAAGAAGCGCTGGCAGGGAAGCTCCGAGGAGCTCAAGCCCTTCGACCACTTCGCCTACGAGGCGGCGCAAATTCTTTTCGAAGCCCTGGAGCGGGCCGGGCCGGACAGGGAAAGGCTCATCGACGCCTTGCGGCGGACCAAGCATTCGGGGCTTCTCGGGACCACGGTCTTCGATGCCAAGGGCGATACTCTCAACAAGACCATCACCATGACCCAGGCTCGGGCCAGGGACCGCTCTTTCCCCGCCGTCAACTAG